GCTGCTTCTGCGCGGCAACATCGGACGCGACGGCGCGGGCATCTGCCCGCTGCGCGGCCATTCGAACGTGCAGGGCGACCGCACTGTCGGCATCACGGAAATTCCGCATCAGGAGATGCTCGATTCGATCCAGCGCGCGTTCGGTTTCGAGCCGCCCCGCGAGCATGGACACGGCGCGATTCACGCGATCGAAGCGATGCGCGATGGCCGCGCCAAGGCGTTGATCGCGCTCGGCGGCAATCTGCCGATCGCGATGTCGGACACGAAGGCATGCTACCAAGCGATGCGCAAGCTCGACCTCGCCGTGCATATCGCGACGAAGCTCAACCGCTCGCATCTGCTCGTCGCGAAGGAAACCATTCTGCTGCCGTGTCTCGGGCGCACCGAACTCGACGTGCAGGCGACCGGGCCGCAATCCGTGACCGTCGAAGATTCGATGTCGATGGTGCATGCGTCGCGCGGATCGTTGCCGCCCGCCTCCGAGCATCTGCGCTCGGAGCCGGCCATCGTCGCGGGACTCGCGAAGGCCACGCTCGACGATCCTTCGCTCGACTGGGACGGCTGGATCGCCGATTACAACCGCATCCGCGATCTCATCGAGAAAGTGTTCCCGCAGTTCGAGAAGTACAACGAGCGCATTCAGGATCCGGGCGGCTTCAGGCTCTTCAACGCGGCCGCCGCGCGCCGCTGGGACACGCCGGGCGGCCGCGCGCGCTTCATCGCGCACAAGGGCGTGATGATGGACCCGCGCGTGGACCGCAGCGACGCGCTGATTCTCGCGACCATCCGCAGCCACGATCAGTACAACACGACGATCTACGGCTTCAACGACCGTTATCGCGGCATCACCGGGCGGCGCGACGTGGTGTTCGTGAACGAGCGCGACCTGGAGGCGCGCGGGCTCCAGCACGGCGACATCGTGGATCTGGAGACGATCGAAAGCACGGTGAGCGTGGGCGGCTCGCGGCGTTTTTGCGGCCTGACGGCGGTGGCGTTCGACATCGCGCCGGGGTCCATCGCCGCTTACTATCCCGAGGCGAATTGCCTCGTCTCGCTCGCGGACAACGATCCGCGCAGCGGCACGCCGTCGTACAAGTCGATTCCGGTGCTGCTGTCACTGAGTCAGGGCGACTGTCAGGTCGGCGGCGACGCACAAACGTGGCAGCACGGCGACGTGCCGAACGACAAGACCGGCGCGGCAGTGGCGGCCAGCGAGCCGGAGCATCGGCGGAAAACGGGAACACCCCTCTGAGGGAATGCAAGGGCGGGTGCGGTCGGCCCGCCCATTTTGCTTGGATCATGCCTTCAGCGACCGGTGATGCCGCGCATCCGTCCTGCGCGATCCCTTCGTGAAAACGAAGAGGCTTGCGCCAGCGGCGGCGATCGCGAGGCGCACCGGAGTGGCCTTGAGCGTATCGACGCCCTTCGCGACCGCGCTCGCCCACGCCGACGACGGATTCGTCGCCGGGCGCGTGACCGTCGGCGCTGCAATCACGATGCGCTCGACCGGTTCCACAGCTTCCACATGTTCGACGCTCGCCGCAGCGGGCGCGTTGCTGGCGCGGGCCGTCGCGGGCGTCGGCATCATCGGCGCATCGGCGGCTTTTGCGTCGGCCTGCGGCCCGGCCTTCCCTTCGCGCGCCTCGACGCGCGTCGCGGCGGCTTCGGCGCCGAGCAGCAGCACGGCGGCGGCGAAGTAGAGCCACATCAGGAGCACGGCGAGCGAACCGGCCGCGCCGAACGCGTTGGCCGTTCCCGCATGCGTAAGATAAAGCGCGAACAGCTTCTTGCCGACCGAGAACAGGACCGCGGAAATGATGCCGCCGACGAGCGCATCGCGCCAGCCGACGGGGCCATCGGGCAGATACTTCAGCAGCGCGGCGAAGGCGCAGGACAGAATGACGAGCCCGAGCACGAACTGCACGATATCGCCGATGATGACGAGCGGCGAATCGCCGAAGACCCATTTGCCGGCCGCTTGCACGGCGGTGTCCAGCACGAGCGACACGATGAGCAGGAACGCCACGCCCATCACGAGGCTGAAGGAAATGAGGCGCACCTTGACCATCGTGGCGACCCCGGACTTCGCCTCCTTGTCCTTGGGCCAGATGACGGAGAGCGCCGTATTGAGCGACGAAAACGTGGCCGATGCGCCGACCGCCAGCAGCACGAACGAAATGATCGCCGCGATGCCGCCCCCGCCGCTGCGATGCGCGTGCTCGACGATCGCCTGCACGCTCGCCGCCGCGTCCTTGCCGAGCATGCCGCTGATCTGGCCGAAGAGTTGCCCGCGCGCGGCTTCCTGGCCGAAGACGAGGCCCGCGATGGCGATCACCATGACGAGCGTCGGCGCGAGCGAGAACGCCGAATAGAACGCGATGCTCGCGGCCATCGGCGCGGAGCGGTCGGCGCTGAAGCGTTTGAACGTGCGGACTGGCCACGCGATGGCGCGGCTCATCAGGGATTTGGAATCCCGCTCGGAAGTCTTGTCCATCGCTTTCTCCTTGGAAACGTGCTGAGTGCATCTAGCATCGCGAGTGCCAGGAGCGGCGATGGACGACGATGCGTGGATCAGCCGTCCGCGCCGGGCTTCCGAATGTCGGGCGTGCCGCGCACCGGGTTCTGGTCGGGCTGAAGGTCGGTGTTGTCGGGCAGCGTCTCCGGCGTGCGCGCGGGCGGCGTGCCGCTCGCGATGTCGGCTTGCGAAGGTTCGGGGTTCTGCGGTTGCGTCGGTTGGTCAGGCATCGGTTTCTCCTGGTGGGTGGCGTCCTGCACGCGCAAGCAATGAGTGTGCGCGGGCGTTTTCCAGGCGAGCGC
The sequence above is a segment of the Caballeronia sp. Lep1P3 genome. Coding sequences within it:
- a CDS encoding FdhF/YdeP family oxidoreductase produces the protein MSKREVPGVGPYGGPAGGWGALQAVARALKQQMGVAREATMLLKVNQPAGFDCPGCAWPDPRSTSSFEFCENGAKAVSWEATTKRTTPEFFARHSVSELWGWSDFALEDEGRLTHPMRYDAASDRYVPISWDEAFQRIGEALRALPDPNMAEFYTSGRASNEAAFLYQLFARRFGTNNFPDCSNMCHEPTSVGLPESIGVGKGTVTLADFDHCDAIFCIGHNPGTNHPRMLATLREAARRGAKIVVLNPLRERGLERFASPQDPVEMVTGRSTAIATDYVQVRIGGDVAFIKGMMKTVLALDRASRAQGGEGVLDRAFIDAHTSGIEELIADVDATSWNDIVAASGIERAEIEKIGKLYADSKAVIACYGMGITQHHSGTANVQQIMNLLLLRGNIGRDGAGICPLRGHSNVQGDRTVGITEIPHQEMLDSIQRAFGFEPPREHGHGAIHAIEAMRDGRAKALIALGGNLPIAMSDTKACYQAMRKLDLAVHIATKLNRSHLLVAKETILLPCLGRTELDVQATGPQSVTVEDSMSMVHASRGSLPPASEHLRSEPAIVAGLAKATLDDPSLDWDGWIADYNRIRDLIEKVFPQFEKYNERIQDPGGFRLFNAAAARRWDTPGGRARFIAHKGVMMDPRVDRSDALILATIRSHDQYNTTIYGFNDRYRGITGRRDVVFVNERDLEARGLQHGDIVDLETIESTVSVGGSRRFCGLTAVAFDIAPGSIAAYYPEANCLVSLADNDPRSGTPSYKSIPVLLSLSQGDCQVGGDAQTWQHGDVPNDKTGAAVAASEPEHRRKTGTPL
- a CDS encoding YihY/virulence factor BrkB family protein produces the protein MDKTSERDSKSLMSRAIAWPVRTFKRFSADRSAPMAASIAFYSAFSLAPTLVMVIAIAGLVFGQEAARGQLFGQISGMLGKDAAASVQAIVEHAHRSGGGGIAAIISFVLLAVGASATFSSLNTALSVIWPKDKEAKSGVATMVKVRLISFSLVMGVAFLLIVSLVLDTAVQAAGKWVFGDSPLVIIGDIVQFVLGLVILSCAFAALLKYLPDGPVGWRDALVGGIISAVLFSVGKKLFALYLTHAGTANAFGAAGSLAVLLMWLYFAAAVLLLGAEAAATRVEAREGKAGPQADAKAADAPMMPTPATARASNAPAAASVEHVEAVEPVERIVIAAPTVTRPATNPSSAWASAVAKGVDTLKATPVRLAIAAAGASLFVFTKGSRRTDARHHRSLKA